TCTGCCACAGACTTTTCTGAGAGGATATGTTATTTCAGTTGAAGATTTGTTCTGGATCCTGCAATTGCTAAAATTATCTTGAAGTTCCCATTACttcaattctgatttccattTGTTGAATTATCtcctattttgttttattttattttatcttaatctgcctgcaatgcaggagacctgggtttgatccctggatcaggaagatcccctggagaagagaatggctacctactctaattttcttttctggagaattccatggacagaggagccttgtgggctacagtccatggggtagtaaagagttggacacaactgagtgacactttcactttcatacagacTAAGTACCAGGAACTGCTATTTAGTCAGGAAGATAattattcagattcttttttttttttcaaattcttaacTTGCCAAGGGAGATGGCCTTGTCTTATCTAGTAtcagtatctttatttttgtttaagttTAAGAGATTTCCTCAGCACACCATTAGATAACAGATAAAACtgagatattaaaattttttatctaaactcctaattttttttttctttttcttttttttttttgctgttctgtCAGGCCCATGGGCTTTGGACAGCAGGCTACACTATATTTATTACACTGTATTGAAATGATTCATGCTAATTTTACTATTAGATATAAGAAAGtctaattttcagttttatttgtaaaTGCTGCCTCTATATGTAGACACATAATGGCCATTAGGAGATAACATTTGTTAAATTCGAGAGTACACCAAACCTGTAAGTTACCTGAAAACAGGAGACTTTCAATGACAAAACATGCCTTCTGACCAGAGACTATCCCAGGACCCCAGACATCTTCACATTGGCAGAATCTTCTGAAATAGGTAGATATGTTCACATAatctatgaaaataaatgttcagAGAGTTTGGTACCCTTTGCTTCCTCTCCAGAGCTTAGATTTTTAGCATACTTTttagaaagacattttaaaaaacagtatttaaaaagtaatggaaaaaataaatgaaataattatagaagATGATATTGGCTTTCTAATGTAAatcaaattaataagaaaaaaattgattagTTCATGTATATGAACATAGAGGTTTATTCCTTTCATAGACAAAAACCTTGTTATATTAGTTCTTGATAAATTTCTCTTCGGGTTTTTGCTTATGAGGACACTCTTCCTTCCCTCTCAAAGGAAGGGCTTTGGACTTTCCCAGTCTCTTGCACAATCTTAGTCAAATGAGGCCAACCAGTTTCCGAAAATATTACATTTCTCAAAGGATTAAGGCAGAATGAGTCAGAAACAAACATTTCCAAGAGGGAGAAGTTATTTCCTCTATATGGGTTGAAAACCTAGTGCTGGTTATTCAGCATTTGGAGGCAGACATTCAGAGTATGTAGAATGTAGAATCTCTGATAAATTTGTCCTTTTGACACTGGGTACAGTACTATGGTTAATAGACagcatttctcttttaaatagtTGAATTCACAGCTTGATGAGGAATCCTTGAGGCTCACTTTCTCTGGAAAGGTTAAGAACTCATGCtgaggttgaaaaaaaaaatacctgggtGATACAAGATTCAAGATTCCTTTAAGTATTTGGGGGTGTATGTGTCTCTATTTGTTGTGTGAATTAGGAATGGACTTGGGATATCGGACTTAGCTTTTATGTGCATAAATTGTGTCTAGTAacacattaaaatgataaaatgttgatatattatgttaatttttaaattaattgatactatatttatttaatgtgggcattagaaaatttaaaattgcacatgtgattcaattatatttataatagataATACTGATGCATATTTAGTCAATGTGCTCTTGCTCAGAGACAACAGAAAGTCCACATAGATAATTAATACCTTAGaataaaactatttgaaaaataaaattgttttgttCAGTAAGGAACAAAGTTATTTGATCCCAAATCATCAAGGTTATTTTTTTCACAATATCAGAATATGTTATTGCATTTGTTAGTAGCTCTGCTTTTACTACCAagtatttctcctttcttttccagTGATAATACATCTATCTCCTATCACCAAATGTGTTAAAATCTTTTCCCCAGACTGTCCCCTCTCTGTCAGTCTTCTTTGGTGATAACTGGGTCACAAGGACATATATTACCAATTATATCATGTGATGTATCCTGCAGCTCCTGAGGAAACTGTGGCTGGACCAGATGAGTCAGTGGGATCTGCAGCTACCCTCAAGCTTTGCCCTCATGAAGAATTCCTGAAACTGTGTAAAGAAAGGGCTGGAGAGGTGCTGTGTTCTGTACatgaaagggaggaagagaagcaaCTGCTTTCACTAATTACATAATTTCTTAAAGCGCTAGTTACAGAACAGCAGGGTGGGGACAGTGgtaattttgtttataaatacTTTGAGCAGGAGGAAATCACATGGCCTCACACAAATTCCAGTTCTCTTTCCCTATGATAAAATATGTCtgtcattttttcatttatttgttgtcAAATATATTTGGGATTTATTAGAATTTTAGCTGTAGTCACAGaatcaaaatatttatgaaataacatgactgagtaataatTGGTTGCattctagttaaaaaaaatgttaacatctgcaaaacataataaattagtattaaaaatagtaacaaaatAATGTTACCTAAGGCAAATAATCTCTggtgtatttatttttagctggagCCAATGGCAAATATCTCCTAGTTTTTACAAAATTTGACCTGAATCTTGAACGTTTAGAAAGATTTGACTAGGTGTAGAAGAAAGAcgagaaggagagggtaggagtTGTTCTAGTCTCCTCAAGATTCTTGAGTAAACATTACAAATATGTTTGGATCCTGTTCTGGGCTTTTGAAAGACAATTCACTTCCAATTTGTACTTTTTTCTATTGTCAATTTAATCCATTAAGTAAGAAAGAGGAAGGACAGTGTCTTCTGGTATAGGATAGGAGAGGAGACAACTATGCAAGCCCTTAATAGCAACAGTGATTGGTATATGAAGGTTTAAGAGAGATTTAGGTAAATCAAACTCATTGCATATCAATTTTCTGTAGATCTAtccaataaaggagagaaaggacCGCACTCGTCTGGCTCTCATCATATGCAACACAGAGTTTGATCATATGCCTCCCAGGAATGGGGCTGCCCTTGACATCCTTGGAATGAAGCAGCTGCTTGAGGGTCTTGGCTACACTGTGGAAGTGGAAGAGAAACTCACAGCCAGGGTAAGGGTCCCTCACCTACCCTGACACACACATATTCAACACATATCCAATACATATGGATCCTCCTACTAGCAAGGGAACTTTACAATACAAGCAAATGCTTTAATAATCATAGGTCTcatttatgtgcatgtgtgtgtctaaGTATGTGAATGTGTGTTGTAAAGTAAATATTAAGACAGGtgaaatctgtgtctctttagagTTTCAAATATCCTTAATTCCATAAAACCTGACAAAAAAACTGATGGGCATGTATACCCACACAATTCTGAAGTGTGAAGGTTGAGATTCAGCCCTAGTATTTCCCAGAAAATTCTAGAGTAAAGAATGCTAGCAGGAGTGAACTGCTATTTACAGCATTCACATAAATGCTGAATCCTGACTCTGGCAAAGGCTATGCTGGCATGGGGGATGGGTCAGTAAATGAGACAGAAGGTTCCCAGCTCACACTGATGGAGGTTAACTTGCTGGGTGGCAGGGAATGATCAAACCATAAGCAAAACAGAACACTTCAGAAATTTGATGTATCTGTATGTCTTTGagattgaaaagaaagtgaaaaggaaaaaaaggaaacaaaataatacaTTGGTGAATGGGGAGTAATAATGTTTGATTGTTTTATTGATAACATAATAATAAGTAATAATGTTTCCATCTTGACCAAGAAAAACATCTGTGAAGAGATAATATGCTGTTGGACACATGACTATCAGAGACAAGATAGCTCTAGAAAGATGTGAATTAAATATATTCCAAGAAGGCATGACTACAAATGAAAAGTCTGAACTGAATTTGAAACTGTTACATGAAAAGTAGGAAAAGATCAGTGTaaccagaggaggaggaagaatgtCAGAAGGAGAAGTATGCTCATGtcagaagttttattttattctaagtaTGATGGGGAGTGTTTTAGAAGGAAAATGGTTTGATACATTTATTATTCAAGTTTCTTATTAAGTagtgagagaaaggaaagagttgAAAGGGAAAGTATATAGTGACAATaaacaaatgtaaaatgtatTAAGAGGACAGGTTATATCAGGACCAAAATTTGAATCTACTGATCcattatagaaacaaaaataaaattatcattgaGTATCCACTATGTAAAGGTACTGTGACTGAAATGTTGCAGACCTTTCTTATACTGATCATAATAAATAGGAGGTCAGTTTAATTTTAATGCTTGTCCCATTGAAATAAGACTTTGTGGTCTTTTCAGGACATGGAATCAGTGCTGTGGAAATTTGCTGCACGTGAAGAGCACAAATCCTCAGACAGTACATTCTTGGTGTTCATGTCTCATGGCATCCTGGATGGGATCTGTGGGACTATGCACAGTGAGGAAGAACCAGATGTGTTACCTTATGATACCATCTTCCGGACATTCAACAACCGTAATTGCCTCAGTCTAAAGGACAAACCTAAAGTCATCATTGTCCAGGCCTGCAGAGGTGGTGAGTTGTGAGATGAAAATCCAAAGTTCATAAAGATCATAAAGGTGTTTGTAGTGCATGTTTTATTTCTAGGGGAAATAATCTTAAACTAAATTGAATTATTAGGAAATTCCATTTAGGGGGTTGATCTCATGAGACTTGTTAGATGATAAATTTCTGATAAATTAACTGATAAATTCAATCTAAAGTAAGTGATTAAGGAGATCACTAGAAtcctcaaaaaattagacataaatATTCTAACCTTGGAATGAAATCATTTAAATGATTGCTTTGCTTGTAAATTTTTACAGACATTTTGATGTTCTCTGGCTTGAGAGGAACTTCATTTGAAAGTTGGGATATTAATAAtagcaatatatttttctttttttcctcatagATTATTGAAATGGAAATGACTTGGGAGATGAGGGAACTTGGGATTTCagggaaatgtttttgttttcttcttcttctttttttctgactcCCAATTGCCATTTTAACTTTTAGAGcagtttttaaagatgaaaagtagaaataatttagctataaaatgataaatatgctCTGAGATTATGCAGATAAGGCTTTAACTCCTCTGTTACTCTCAGCAAATGTATTCCTCCAGTTTTACCATGTTTTTACTATTAATTGGCACATTGCTCAATGACATAAGAAAAAGACAGTGTTGGGTAGAGATGCACTCacttgtgtgtatttgtgtgtgtacttCTGTGTATAATACTAGTTAGAataaacattgtaaaataatGAGGTAATTGCAATAGTCACACTGAGGGAGACAGTGTGAAGAAAGTTGATGTCTCTACAGCAAATCGTGGGGAATTGTGGGTCAGTGACTCTCCACCAGCCTTGGCAGACAGCTTTTCACAGTCATCCGAGAACCTGGAAGAGGATGCTGTTTACAAGACCCATGTAGAGAAGGACTTCATTGCTTTCTGTTCCTCAACTCCACGTATGTATCTTTCAGTTGCAGACAGGGATTTGTGGGTCTAAGGCTATCTCTGAatgattcctaaaaaaaaaaaaaaaagagtaagaatgATTTGATACAAATTTTGAATA
This portion of the Bos taurus isolate L1 Dominette 01449 registration number 42190680 breed Hereford chromosome 15, ARS-UCD2.0, whole genome shotgun sequence genome encodes:
- the CASP4 gene encoding caspase-4, yielding MAEDKHNKNPLKMLESLGKELISGLLDDFVEKNVLKLEEEEKKKIYDAKLQDKARVLVDSIRQKNQEAGQVFVQTFLNIDKNSTSIKAPEETVAGPDESVGSAATLKLCPHEEFLKLCKERAGEIYPIKERKDRTRLALIICNTEFDHMPPRNGAALDILGMKQLLEGLGYTVEVEEKLTARDMESVLWKFAAREEHKSSDSTFLVFMSHGILDGICGTMHSEEEPDVLPYDTIFRTFNNRNCLSLKDKPKVIIVQACRGANRGELWVSDSPPALADSFSQSSENLEEDAVYKTHVEKDFIAFCSSTPHNVSWRDIKKGSLFITRLITCFQKYAWCCHLEEVFRKVQQSFEKPNVKAQMPTVERLSMTRYFYLFPGN
- the CASP4 gene encoding caspase-4 isoform X3 — its product is MNKHFFPKGWEIHLLTTGDFPTVNPEVPNKNFSICGYKSQPPVLRKCPVTFIFETVLLQGSRKILSLLSMAAPEETVAGPDESVGSAATLKLCPHEEFLKLCKERAGEIYPIKERKDRTRLALIICNTEFDHMPPRNGAALDILGMKQLLEGLGYTVEVEEKLTARDMESVLWKFAAREEHKSSDSTFLVFMSHGILDGICGTMHSEEEPDVLPYDTIFRTFNNRNCLSLKDKPKVIIVQACRGANRGELWVSDSPPALADSFSQSSENLEEDAVYKTHVEKDFIAFCSSTPHNVSWRDIKKGSLFITRLITCFQKYAWCCHLEEVFRKVQQSFEKPNVKAQMPTVERLSMTRYFYLFPGN
- the CASP4 gene encoding caspase-4 isoform X2 gives rise to the protein MLESLGKELISGLLDDFVEKNVLKLEEEEKKKIYDAKLQDKARVLVDSIRQKNQEAGQVFVQTFLNIDKNSTSIKAPEETVAGPDESVGSAATLKLCPHEEFLKLCKERAGEIYPIKERKDRTRLALIICNTEFDHMPPRNGAALDILGMKQLLEGLGYTVEVEEKLTARDMESVLWKFAAREEHKSSDSTFLVFMSHGILDGICGTMHSEEEPDVLPYDTIFRTFNNRNCLSLKDKPKVIIVQACRGANRGELWVSDSPPALADSFSQSSENLEEDAVYKTHVEKDFIAFCSSTPHNVSWRDIKKGSLFITRLITCFQKYAWCCHLEEVFRKVQQSFEKPNVKAQMPTVERLSMTRYFYLFPGN